One Bacillota bacterium genomic region harbors:
- the fsa gene encoding fructose-6-phosphate aldolase, translating to MELFLDTANVDEIREAAALGVISGVTTNPSLIAKEGRDFTQVVREITALVDGPVSAEVISTAAEAMVAEAEELSRIHPNVVIKIPMIPEGLKAVSNLEPRGIRTNVTLVFSANQALLAALAGASYVSPFVGRLDDAGHDGMEVVRDTVEIFDLYEFETRVIAASIRHPLHVLTAAKAGAHIATVPYQVLMQMAGHPLTDVGLQKFLDDWAKLKGR from the coding sequence ATGGAATTGTTCCTCGATACGGCCAACGTGGACGAAATCAGGGAGGCGGCCGCCTTGGGTGTAATCTCCGGCGTGACCACCAACCCAAGCCTCATCGCCAAGGAGGGGCGCGATTTCACGCAGGTGGTCCGTGAAATCACCGCTTTGGTGGACGGACCGGTAAGCGCGGAAGTCATTAGTACGGCTGCGGAGGCCATGGTGGCTGAAGCCGAAGAACTGTCCCGGATCCATCCCAATGTGGTCATCAAGATCCCCATGATCCCCGAGGGCCTGAAGGCGGTGAGCAATCTGGAACCCCGGGGCATCCGGACCAACGTGACCCTCGTTTTTTCCGCCAACCAGGCGCTTCTGGCCGCGCTGGCCGGAGCCAGTTACGTCAGCCCGTTTGTCGGGCGCCTGGACGATGCGGGGCACGACGGCATGGAAGTGGTCCGGGACACCGTGGAGATCTTTGACCTGTACGAGTTTGAGACCCGGGTGATCGCCGCTTCGATCCGGCACCCCCTGCACGTGTTGACGGCGGCCAAGGCGGGTGCGCACATCGCCACCGTGCCCTATCAGGTGTTGATGCAGATGGCCGGACACCCGCTCACTGACGTGGGCCTGCAAAAGTTCCTGGACGACTGGGCCAAGCTCAAGGGACGCTAA
- the rho gene encoding transcription termination factor Rho — protein sequence MSATALEDKTLAELQNLAKELKIPAYYRFRKKELIAEIERTQQDLGQVVQPPPPEAGEPTEDGSVQHTPPTALVEREHQEPRETARQYHQHTPHHPYPHTDAGRTLLDRSRLFQAQGYLEILPEGYGFLRPSQFLPSNDDIYVSASQIRKFDLRTGDLVSGQVRPPKDTEKYMALLRVESVNGEEANLAGRRRHFDELTPLYPQERLTLETTPDRTAARIIDLISPLGKGQRGLIVAPPKAGKTTLLKEIANSITTNHPEVVLMILLIDERPEEVTDIQRSVKAEVIASTFDEPADNHVRVTEMVLERAKRLVEHKKDVAVLLDSITRLGRAYNLVVPTSGRTLSGGVDPAALHKPKRFFGAARKIEEGGSLTILATALIETGSRMDEVIFEEFKGTGNMELILDRKISERRIFPAIDVQRSGTRKEELLLTNDELELMWYFRKTTNQMSSSDAMEHLIEEMRRTRSNRDLLRNFQAFKQAAGGPPEGWMMPGPPIHRK from the coding sequence TTGTCCGCAACCGCACTGGAGGATAAGACGCTCGCCGAACTGCAAAACCTGGCCAAAGAACTCAAAATCCCAGCCTACTACCGTTTCCGAAAAAAGGAGCTGATTGCTGAAATAGAGCGAACCCAACAGGATCTTGGGCAGGTTGTACAACCGCCCCCACCGGAAGCAGGGGAACCCACCGAAGACGGGTCGGTTCAGCACACACCCCCCACGGCGCTGGTGGAGAGAGAACACCAGGAACCCCGAGAGACAGCGCGGCAATATCACCAACACACTCCACACCACCCGTACCCGCATACCGACGCCGGCCGGACGCTGCTGGACCGGAGCCGGTTATTCCAGGCGCAAGGCTATCTGGAAATCCTGCCGGAGGGCTACGGGTTCTTAAGGCCGTCTCAGTTCCTGCCGTCAAACGACGACATCTACGTGTCGGCCTCGCAAATCCGCAAGTTCGACCTGCGTACCGGAGACCTGGTTTCCGGCCAGGTACGGCCGCCCAAAGACACCGAGAAGTACATGGCGCTGTTGCGGGTGGAGAGCGTGAACGGGGAAGAGGCGAACCTGGCCGGCCGCCGCCGGCACTTTGACGAACTCACACCGCTGTATCCCCAGGAGCGGCTTACTCTGGAGACCACCCCCGACCGTACGGCGGCCCGGATCATCGACCTGATCTCGCCGCTCGGGAAAGGGCAGCGGGGGCTGATCGTCGCGCCGCCCAAAGCCGGGAAGACCACGCTTCTTAAAGAAATTGCCAACAGCATCACGACCAACCACCCGGAAGTGGTCCTGATGATCCTCCTGATCGACGAGCGCCCCGAGGAAGTCACCGATATCCAGCGTTCGGTCAAGGCCGAAGTGATCGCCTCCACCTTCGACGAGCCGGCGGACAACCACGTCCGGGTGACGGAGATGGTGCTGGAGCGGGCCAAGCGGCTCGTGGAGCACAAGAAGGACGTGGCCGTCCTGCTGGACAGCATTACGCGCTTGGGGCGGGCGTACAACCTGGTGGTGCCCACTTCCGGTCGGACCCTGTCGGGCGGGGTGGACCCCGCGGCCCTGCACAAGCCCAAGCGTTTCTTCGGCGCGGCCCGCAAAATCGAGGAAGGCGGGAGCCTGACCATCCTCGCCACGGCCCTGATTGAGACCGGCAGCCGGATGGACGAGGTCATTTTCGAGGAGTTCAAGGGCACCGGGAACATGGAGCTGATTCTGGACCGGAAGATCTCGGAACGGCGCATCTTCCCGGCGATTGACGTGCAGCGTTCCGGCACGCGCAAGGAGGAACTGTTGCTCACCAACGACGAGCTGGAACTGATGTGGTACTTCCGCAAGACCACGAACCAGATGTCCTCTTCGGACGCGATGGAACACCTGATTGAAGAGATGCGGCGCACCCGGTCCAACCGCGACTTGCTGCGCAACTTCCAGGCCTTCAAGCAGGCGGCCGGCGGGCCGCCGGAAGGGTGGATGATGCCGGGTCCCCCAATTCACCGCAAATAG
- a CDS encoding M23 family metallopeptidase, translated as MLKRLLVTGLAGTLLAGAFLYPAGARLDEWILADRPYEHPAAQDLPQSRYVVKEGDSLWKIAADHRVDMDTLLELNTIANPDFLRPGQLLTVPGTRLPHLVQEGENLTAIAAMYQVTVADLVRENGLDDPDRLFPGQRLSVPVRGHGGPAAPAVGWRSLLMPAAGPVSDVFGTRADGQPHYGIDFAADHGAPIRAAEAGQVVFAGPAGTFGLLVILDHGDGLTTYYAHCSEIAVACGDRVNAGEIIARVGDTGRSFGPHLHFEVRWNGEPYDPMLYLTGVGHET; from the coding sequence ATGTTGAAGCGTTTGCTAGTGACCGGCTTGGCCGGTACGTTGCTGGCGGGTGCCTTCCTGTATCCGGCCGGCGCCCGGTTGGACGAATGGATTTTGGCCGACCGGCCTTACGAGCACCCGGCGGCTCAAGACCTTCCGCAGAGCCGCTACGTGGTGAAAGAGGGCGACAGCCTGTGGAAGATCGCCGCGGATCACCGCGTGGACATGGATACCCTGCTGGAGCTGAATACCATCGCCAACCCGGACTTCCTCCGTCCCGGCCAGTTGTTGACCGTTCCGGGCACCCGCCTGCCGCACCTGGTGCAGGAGGGTGAAAACCTGACCGCCATCGCGGCGATGTATCAGGTGACGGTGGCCGACCTGGTGCGGGAGAACGGGCTTGACGACCCGGACCGGCTGTTTCCCGGCCAGCGGCTCTCTGTGCCTGTGCGCGGGCACGGCGGCCCGGCGGCCCCGGCGGTCGGTTGGAGAAGCCTTTTGATGCCGGCGGCCGGACCCGTATCCGATGTTTTTGGCACGCGTGCGGACGGGCAACCCCATTACGGTATCGACTTCGCGGCCGATCACGGCGCGCCGATCCGGGCGGCCGAGGCCGGTCAGGTCGTATTCGCCGGCCCGGCGGGCACCTTCGGGCTGTTGGTGATCCTGGACCACGGCGACGGGCTCACCACCTACTACGCCCACTGCTCGGAGATCGCGGTCGCTTGCGGGGACCGGGTCAACGCCGGGGAGATCATCGCCCGGGTAGGCGACACCGGCCGCTCCTTCGGCCCGCACTTGCACTTTGAGGTGCGCTGGAACGGCGAGCCTTACGACCCGATGCTTTACCTGACCGGGGTAGGCCACGAGACCTAA
- a CDS encoding radical SAM protein: MKLLYADGEGVLYEDPELGAAAWTGAEIIPFPEREAIPLPPGSDLVLLDQRAPVGWAGRPVKDVRRLEGGGKLFAVAALLPAGFTRTLLPAYRVYGPTPDLGLFGYTAVGARDGELFAAALHTDEEYRWNPLLYNDPTLPRRIKTKRRQFPTNRLVEHLAHCACAYHCLTAQNIFYARWEAGIPVSPACNADCLGCISRPASGRRPPAGRCPPAECPPSGRPPAPQERIGFVPTVSEVVELGVSHLQDGVEPIISFGQGCEGEPLLQSKLLAQAVRGIRKATGRGSINLNTNGGDPAALAALGEAALDSVRISLISAHEETYTAYHRPRGFGLADVRRSIAAARTRGVFVSLNLLILPGLTDREEEVKALLELVRSEGVHMVQLRNLNADPYRLLKTLPPARGRILGIPALVSRLRQIPGLRVGNFTINIP, from the coding sequence GTGAAACTTCTCTATGCCGACGGCGAGGGTGTGCTTTACGAGGACCCCGAGCTAGGGGCGGCGGCCTGGACCGGGGCCGAGATCATCCCTTTTCCGGAGCGGGAGGCCATCCCCTTGCCGCCCGGCTCGGACCTGGTGCTGCTTGACCAAAGGGCGCCGGTCGGCTGGGCGGGGAGGCCCGTCAAAGACGTCCGGCGACTCGAGGGCGGCGGAAAGCTTTTCGCGGTGGCCGCGCTCCTGCCGGCCGGTTTTACCCGGACCCTGCTGCCGGCTTACCGGGTTTACGGGCCGACGCCCGACCTGGGCCTTTTCGGTTACACCGCGGTGGGTGCGCGGGACGGGGAACTTTTCGCGGCGGCCCTGCATACCGACGAGGAATACCGTTGGAACCCGCTGCTGTACAATGACCCGACCCTGCCCCGCCGGATCAAGACCAAGCGCCGTCAATTCCCGACAAACCGCCTGGTGGAACACCTGGCCCACTGCGCTTGCGCCTACCACTGCCTGACGGCCCAGAACATCTTCTACGCCCGCTGGGAGGCCGGCATCCCGGTATCTCCGGCTTGCAACGCCGATTGCCTGGGCTGCATCTCGAGACCAGCCTCCGGGCGGCGCCCTCCGGCCGGGCGGTGCCCTCCGGCCGAGTGCCCTCCCTCCGGGCGCCCTCCCGCCCCGCAGGAGCGGATCGGCTTCGTTCCCACGGTGTCCGAGGTGGTTGAACTGGGTGTCTCCCACCTGCAGGACGGGGTGGAGCCGATCATCAGTTTCGGCCAGGGTTGTGAGGGGGAGCCCTTGCTGCAGTCAAAACTGCTTGCCCAGGCCGTCCGGGGGATTAGAAAGGCCACCGGCAGGGGGAGCATCAACCTCAACACCAACGGGGGTGACCCCGCGGCGTTGGCCGCGTTGGGCGAAGCCGCACTCGACAGCGTTCGGATCAGCCTGATCAGCGCGCACGAGGAGACTTACACCGCTTATCACCGGCCCCGCGGCTTCGGTCTTGCCGACGTCCGCCGGAGCATAGCCGCCGCCCGTACCCGGGGTGTGTTCGTGAGCCTAAACCTCCTGATCCTTCCCGGACTTACCGACCGGGAAGAGGAAGTCAAGGCGCTTCTCGAGCTCGTGCGTTCCGAAGGAGTCCATATGGTCCAACTCCGCAACCTGAACGCGGATCCGTACCGGCTCCTCAAAACCCTGCCCCCCGCGCGGGGCCGGATTCTCGGCATACCGGCCCTCGTCTCGCGCCTGCGCCAGATCCCGGGCTTGCGCGTGGGCAACTTCACCATCAACATCCCGTAG